A genomic region of Micromonospora sp. NBRC 110009 contains the following coding sequences:
- a CDS encoding SDR family NAD(P)-dependent oxidoreductase, translated as MSTALQGRSALVTGGNSGIGRAAAKALADLGAHVVISGRDAERGDQVVRDIRASGGRADFVAIDLRDEASARKLAARTRELAGHVDILVNNAGIYPFGPTELTTEQTFDEVFSLNVKVPYFLVAELAPEMVKRGEGSIINLTTMVAEFGQAGMGLYGASKAALVLLTKSWAAEYGPHGVRVNAVSPGPTRTEGTAGMGDDFDQLATTLPARRPGSAEEIAEAIIFLATDRASFVHGAILPVDGGRIAV; from the coding sequence ATGAGCACAGCATTGCAGGGCAGGTCGGCGCTGGTCACCGGTGGCAACAGCGGCATCGGCCGGGCGGCCGCCAAGGCGCTCGCCGACCTCGGCGCGCACGTGGTGATCTCCGGCCGGGACGCCGAGCGGGGCGACCAGGTGGTCCGCGACATCCGGGCGAGCGGTGGCCGGGCCGACTTCGTCGCCATCGACCTGCGCGACGAGGCCTCGGCCCGAAAGCTGGCCGCACGGACCAGGGAGCTGGCCGGCCACGTGGACATCCTGGTCAACAACGCCGGGATCTATCCGTTCGGCCCGACCGAGCTGACGACCGAGCAGACCTTCGACGAGGTGTTCTCGCTGAACGTGAAGGTGCCGTACTTCCTGGTCGCCGAGCTCGCCCCGGAGATGGTGAAGCGGGGCGAGGGCTCGATCATCAACCTGACCACCATGGTCGCCGAGTTCGGCCAGGCGGGGATGGGCCTGTACGGGGCCAGCAAGGCCGCGCTGGTGCTGCTCACCAAGTCGTGGGCCGCCGAGTACGGGCCGCACGGGGTCCGGGTCAACGCGGTCAGCCCCGGCCCGACCCGCACCGAGGGCACCGCCGGCATGGGCGATGACTTCGACCAGTTGGCGACGACGCTCCCGGCCCGCCGGCCCGGCTCGGCCGAGGAGATCGCCGAGGCGATCATCTTCCTGGCGACCGACCGGGCGAGCTTCGTGCACGGCGCGATCCTGCCCGTCGACGGTGGGCGCATCGCCGTCTGA
- a CDS encoding helix-turn-helix transcriptional regulator, with product MRSVLVCVRTPLAAQHLTSAAARLGLSGVLRTAVSDPEVMLRLAERPVDVILADTALTRPDSAGFVRRVLARAPQAAVVLLGTEESEAAAATINAGARGLIQGADHDLTSAVAKALLLLAAPGRATRNRVTDPARDAAAVGGPVRSAAPGRTPSGSTPAWPAGAAEGPGNAPTMVPVQRGDDPAEPTAGEPEPTPATTAPRAGSRGPRSAIGLTERELQVLLGMAEGKSNAEIGRELFVSEDTVKTHARRLFRKLGARDRAHAVAAGFRAGLVA from the coding sequence GTGCGTAGCGTTCTCGTGTGCGTTCGGACACCACTCGCGGCCCAGCATCTGACCTCCGCGGCGGCGCGGCTCGGGCTGTCCGGCGTCCTGCGGACCGCCGTCTCCGATCCCGAGGTGATGTTGCGGCTCGCCGAGCGGCCGGTCGATGTGATCCTCGCCGACACCGCCCTCACCCGGCCGGACAGCGCGGGGTTCGTCCGCCGGGTGCTCGCCCGGGCGCCCCAGGCCGCCGTGGTGCTGCTCGGCACGGAGGAGTCCGAGGCGGCGGCCGCCACCATCAACGCCGGGGCGCGCGGGCTGATCCAGGGCGCGGACCACGACCTGACCAGCGCGGTGGCGAAGGCCCTGCTGCTGCTCGCCGCGCCCGGACGGGCCACCCGGAACCGGGTGACCGACCCGGCCCGGGACGCCGCCGCGGTCGGCGGACCGGTCCGGTCGGCCGCGCCCGGGCGCACCCCGAGCGGGTCGACGCCGGCCTGGCCGGCGGGGGCGGCGGAGGGGCCTGGCAACGCGCCGACCATGGTGCCGGTGCAACGCGGGGACGACCCGGCCGAACCGACGGCCGGTGAGCCGGAGCCGACGCCGGCGACCACTGCGCCGCGCGCGGGCTCCCGGGGCCCCCGCAGCGCGATCGGGCTCACCGAGCGTGAGCTCCAGGTGCTGCTCGGCATGGCCGAGGGGAAGAGCAACGCGGAGATCGGCCGGGAGCTGTTCGTCTCGGAGGACACGGTCAAGACGCACGCCCGGCGGCTCTTCCGCAAGTTGGGCGCCCGCGACCGGGCGCACGCGGTGGCCGCCGGCTTCCGTGCCGGCCTGGTCGCCTGA
- the guaB gene encoding IMP dehydrogenase, producing the protein MENSPSTELLAGVDGGELGGHLPELPAGSARVVPLGLTFDDVLLQPGESDVVPSRVNTRTKLTRNIELNIPLLSSAMDTVTEARMAIAMARQGGIGVLHRNLSVEDQALQVDLVKRSESGMITNPVTASPDDTLREVDALCGRYRISGVPVIDGQGQLVGIVTNRDMRFVSEPATPVREIMTRTPLVTAPVGVSKDEALALLRQHKVEKLPIVDDAGKLRGLITVKDFTKSEQYPNATKDSAGRLRVAAAVGVGEDAYKRARTLVDAGVDVLIVDTAHGHQRAVLEMVARLKKDVAIDIVGGNVATYAGAKALVDAGADGVKVGVGPGAICTTRIVAGVGVPQITAIMEAARAARPAGVPVIGDGGIQYSGDIAKALVAGADAVMLGSLLAGCEESPGELIFINGKQYKAYRGMGSLGAMQSRGQGKSYSKDRYFQQDVLAEDKLVPEGVEGQVPYRGPLAQVAHQLIGGLRAAMGYVGAESIPELHRRGQLIRITAAGLKESHPHDIQMTVEAPNYHSR; encoded by the coding sequence GTGGAGAATTCGCCCAGCACCGAACTTCTGGCCGGCGTTGACGGCGGCGAGCTGGGTGGTCACCTGCCCGAGCTGCCCGCCGGCTCGGCGCGGGTGGTGCCGCTCGGGCTGACCTTCGACGACGTGCTCCTCCAGCCGGGCGAGTCGGACGTGGTGCCCAGCCGGGTCAACACCCGCACCAAGCTCACCCGCAACATCGAGCTCAACATCCCGCTGCTCTCCAGCGCGATGGACACCGTCACCGAGGCGCGGATGGCGATCGCCATGGCCCGCCAGGGCGGCATCGGCGTGCTGCACCGCAACCTGTCGGTGGAGGACCAGGCGCTCCAGGTGGACCTGGTGAAGCGCTCCGAGTCCGGCATGATCACCAACCCGGTGACCGCCAGCCCGGACGACACCCTGCGGGAGGTCGACGCGCTCTGCGGCCGCTACCGCATCTCCGGCGTCCCCGTCATCGACGGGCAGGGCCAGCTGGTCGGCATCGTCACCAACCGGGACATGCGCTTCGTCTCCGAGCCGGCCACCCCGGTCCGCGAGATCATGACCCGTACCCCGCTGGTCACCGCCCCGGTCGGGGTGAGCAAGGACGAGGCGCTCGCGCTGCTGCGCCAGCACAAGGTGGAGAAGCTGCCGATCGTCGACGACGCGGGCAAGCTGCGCGGGCTGATCACCGTCAAGGACTTCACCAAGAGCGAGCAGTACCCGAACGCCACCAAGGACTCCGCCGGCCGGCTCCGGGTCGCCGCCGCGGTCGGGGTGGGCGAGGACGCGTACAAGCGGGCCCGCACCCTGGTCGACGCGGGCGTCGACGTGCTGATCGTGGACACCGCGCACGGCCACCAGCGGGCCGTGCTGGAGATGGTCGCCCGGCTCAAGAAGGACGTCGCCATCGACATCGTCGGCGGCAACGTCGCCACGTACGCGGGCGCGAAGGCGCTGGTCGACGCGGGCGCGGACGGCGTCAAGGTGGGCGTCGGCCCGGGCGCCATCTGCACCACCCGGATCGTCGCCGGGGTCGGCGTGCCGCAGATCACCGCGATCATGGAGGCCGCCCGGGCGGCCCGCCCGGCCGGCGTGCCGGTGATCGGCGACGGCGGCATCCAGTATTCCGGCGACATCGCCAAGGCCCTGGTCGCCGGCGCCGACGCCGTGATGCTCGGCAGCCTGCTGGCCGGCTGCGAGGAGAGCCCGGGCGAGCTGATCTTCATCAACGGCAAGCAGTACAAGGCGTACCGGGGCATGGGGTCGCTCGGCGCGATGCAGTCCCGGGGCCAGGGCAAGTCGTACTCGAAGGACCGGTACTTCCAGCAGGACGTGCTCGCCGAGGACAAGCTGGTGCCCGAGGGCGTCGAGGGCCAGGTGCCCTACCGCGGCCCGCTCGCCCAGGTCGCCCACCAGCTCATCGGCGGGCTCCGCGCCGCGATGGGGTACGTCGGCGCCGAGAGCATCCCCGAGCTGCACCGGCGCGGCCAGCTCATCCGGATCACCGCGGCCGGGCTCAAGGAGAGCCACCCGCACGACATCCAGATGACCGTCGAGGCGCCCAACTACCACTCCCGCTGA
- a CDS encoding LysR family transcriptional regulator, with product MELREMRAFVAVVEEGSLSAAARRMHVSQPALSQTMNALERQLGVQLVVRGSTGVRATEPGMTLLAEARAVLARYDQAVAAVTRHAAAGGGLLRLGIPLELPPDLLTRPLADLATAYPDTRVQARHMSTAAQLTALRQSELDVGLVREHPIGLDLDAVLAVEERLGVLLATTRAAALAGPDGIRLDALAGLDWVGFPRSGSPAWYDELTAILRSHGLDLGPAAPEGQELIAEVKLAAVTAGGAFALAPPDFSPPLPASVTWSPLVGHPLIRRTWAVWPASSRRRDLGQLIAALEIRRPEQVR from the coding sequence GTGGAACTGCGGGAAATGCGGGCGTTCGTGGCGGTCGTCGAGGAAGGGAGCCTGTCCGCGGCCGCACGGCGGATGCATGTGAGTCAGCCCGCACTGTCGCAGACCATGAACGCGCTGGAGCGACAGCTCGGCGTGCAACTGGTGGTCCGCGGCAGCACCGGCGTGCGGGCCACCGAGCCGGGCATGACCCTGCTGGCGGAGGCGCGCGCCGTCCTCGCGCGGTACGACCAGGCGGTGGCCGCGGTCACCCGGCACGCCGCGGCGGGCGGCGGCCTCCTCCGGCTCGGCATCCCGCTGGAGCTTCCTCCCGACCTGCTGACCAGACCGCTCGCCGACCTCGCCACCGCCTACCCGGATACCCGGGTCCAGGCCCGCCACATGTCCACCGCGGCACAGCTCACCGCGCTGCGCCAGAGCGAGCTCGACGTCGGGCTGGTCCGCGAACACCCGATCGGCCTCGACCTGGACGCCGTACTGGCCGTCGAGGAGCGGCTGGGCGTGCTGCTGGCCACCACCCGGGCCGCCGCGCTCGCCGGGCCGGACGGGATCCGGCTCGACGCGCTCGCCGGGCTGGACTGGGTCGGTTTCCCCCGCTCCGGCAGCCCCGCCTGGTACGACGAACTCACCGCGATCCTGCGCAGTCACGGGCTGGATCTCGGGCCCGCCGCACCGGAAGGGCAGGAGCTGATCGCCGAGGTGAAACTCGCGGCCGTGACCGCAGGCGGAGCGTTCGCGCTGGCGCCGCCCGACTTCTCGCCGCCGCTCCCGGCCTCGGTCACCTGGTCGCCACTGGTCGGGCATCCCCTGATCCGGCGCACCTGGGCGGTGTGGCCGGCCAGCTCCCGCCGCCGCGACCTCGGCCAGCTGATTGCCGCCCTGGAGATCCGGCGGCCGGAGCAGGTCCGCTAG
- a CDS encoding WhiB family transcriptional regulator — translation MSNVRRLPGPIVDLWDWQRLGACRGRDSAQFFHPDGERGSSRLRRESGAKAVCRSCPVRAECAAHALSVREPYGVWGGFSEAERLRLLALGWEDLADRRQTRVDVARLEARLGRPHKTAVPDQRKIA, via the coding sequence ATGTCGAACGTACGTAGGCTGCCTGGACCCATCGTCGACCTGTGGGACTGGCAGCGGCTCGGTGCCTGCCGGGGCCGGGACAGCGCCCAGTTCTTCCACCCCGACGGCGAGCGCGGCTCCTCGCGACTGCGCCGCGAGTCGGGCGCCAAGGCGGTCTGCCGGAGCTGCCCCGTGCGCGCCGAGTGCGCCGCGCACGCCCTGTCGGTCCGCGAGCCCTACGGCGTGTGGGGCGGGTTCAGCGAGGCGGAGCGGCTGCGCCTGCTCGCCCTCGGCTGGGAGGACCTGGCCGACCGCCGGCAGACCCGGGTGGACGTCGCCCGGCTGGAGGCCCGCCTCGGCCGGCCGCACAAGACCGCCGTGCCGGACCAGCGCAAGATCGCCTGA
- a CDS encoding DUF5319 domain-containing protein has product MHDEPMDPFNGDPADPAAGLHDPREDDPLDPLTEVERQDVLEDLADLEIYQALLQPIGVRGLVIECEDCREPHYFDWDLLRGNLRHLLNSGRPRVHEPAYDPDPDHYVSWDYARGYADGVHDTLTEGTEDETPAGD; this is encoded by the coding sequence GTGCACGACGAGCCCATGGACCCGTTCAACGGCGACCCGGCCGATCCGGCCGCCGGCCTGCACGACCCGCGCGAGGACGACCCGCTCGACCCGCTGACCGAGGTCGAGCGGCAGGACGTCCTGGAGGACCTCGCCGACCTGGAGATCTACCAGGCGCTGCTCCAGCCGATCGGGGTCCGGGGCCTGGTCATCGAGTGCGAGGACTGCCGCGAGCCGCACTACTTCGACTGGGACCTCCTCCGGGGCAACCTGCGGCACCTGCTCAACTCCGGTCGCCCGCGGGTGCACGAGCCGGCCTACGACCCGGATCCGGACCACTACGTCAGCTGGGACTACGCCCGGGGCTACGCCGACGGCGTGCACGACACCCTGACCGAGGGCACCGAGGACGAGACCCCCGCCGGGGACTGA
- a CDS encoding low temperature requirement protein A translates to MEAGQGRRRSLIHGYGTARRASWLELFFDLVFVVAVFRLGQLLLDDPSTRGLLVYAGLISTIWWLWFSFSYFADLFDDDRPPSRLVQLAAMLGVLALSAALPSASAADAERFAVAYGLLLVLLTAAYGVVGRIDVEAREFCWWNAGGFLSAAVLWFGSLLAPPPLRYGVWAVALAVNAAIAGPLAYALVSRAPTQKSHMPERFGLFTIVVLGEAVLAVANGIDASGWQPSSVAIGVAGFVIACGVWWVYFLATYDSEAGNRVLRAGRQATVRSYFYAYGHLVVYAAIVTASVAVELAAKAAAHQGPGHEVAARLLGGSQLAMMAGCVIIYRGISLSVSRPVALTQAGLALVALVIALAGPPPLVAVSLSAAAWVVLAVVEQRSASGPRR, encoded by the coding sequence GTGGAGGCGGGGCAGGGACGCAGGCGGTCGCTGATCCACGGCTACGGGACCGCCCGGCGGGCCAGCTGGCTGGAACTCTTCTTCGACCTGGTGTTCGTGGTCGCGGTGTTCCGGCTCGGCCAGCTGCTGCTGGACGATCCGTCGACGCGCGGGCTGTTGGTCTACGCCGGCCTGATCAGCACGATCTGGTGGTTGTGGTTCAGCTTCTCCTACTTCGCCGACCTGTTCGACGACGACCGTCCACCGAGCCGACTGGTGCAGCTCGCCGCGATGCTGGGAGTGCTGGCCCTCTCCGCCGCCCTGCCGAGCGCGAGCGCCGCCGACGCGGAGCGCTTCGCGGTGGCGTACGGGCTGCTGCTGGTGCTGCTCACCGCCGCGTACGGGGTGGTGGGCCGGATCGACGTCGAGGCGCGCGAGTTCTGCTGGTGGAACGCCGGCGGCTTCCTCTCCGCCGCCGTGCTCTGGTTCGGTTCGCTGCTGGCGCCGCCACCGCTGCGGTACGGGGTCTGGGCGGTCGCCCTGGCCGTCAACGCCGCGATCGCCGGGCCGCTGGCGTACGCCCTGGTGTCCCGGGCACCCACCCAGAAGTCGCACATGCCCGAACGGTTCGGCCTGTTCACCATCGTGGTGCTCGGGGAGGCGGTGCTGGCCGTCGCGAACGGTATCGACGCCAGTGGCTGGCAACCGAGCTCGGTGGCGATCGGCGTCGCCGGGTTCGTCATCGCCTGCGGGGTGTGGTGGGTGTACTTCCTCGCCACGTACGACAGCGAGGCGGGCAACCGGGTGCTGCGCGCCGGACGGCAGGCGACCGTCCGCAGCTACTTCTACGCCTACGGCCACCTGGTGGTCTACGCGGCGATCGTGACCGCGAGTGTCGCCGTCGAGCTGGCGGCGAAGGCGGCGGCGCATCAGGGACCCGGCCACGAGGTGGCCGCGCGGCTGCTGGGCGGCAGCCAGCTGGCGATGATGGCCGGTTGCGTCATCATCTACCGGGGGATCAGCCTGTCGGTCAGCCGGCCGGTCGCGCTGACCCAGGCCGGGCTGGCGCTCGTCGCGCTGGTGATCGCCCTGGCGGGGCCGCCGCCGCTGGTGGCGGTGTCGCTCAGCGCGGCGGCCTGGGTGGTGCTGGCGGTCGTCGAGCAGCGCTCCGCGTCGGGCCCGCGTCGGTGA
- a CDS encoding molybdopterin-dependent oxidoreductase: MSSISRGHAALAGVTAAAVAIGAAEPVAVLTGPRSAPLIAVGGLVVDLVPESLKHLAISLFGTHDKIALLIGTGVLLAAFAALLGVLAARRLRIGLAGIAAFAALGVVAALTRPGAGPAAALPALVGAALGGLTLWLLLAGPLAPDLWSWSPPTPAGSGAPAGPAGPTAPAAPAEPTSAGPVGGPEVRPGEPAPIGARAAGRPGERGDEADQEGRRRFLTGAGALLGAAAVAGLGGHWLAGRRGVSAARQSVTLPTPSAAAPAAPAGADLSLAQLAPYVTPNSGFYRIDTALVVPQVDPATWRLRIHGRVRNPIELSFADLLARPMVERYVTLACVSNEVGGDLIGNARWLGVPIKELLDEADPEDGADQVVGRSVDGWTCGTPTAVLRDGRDALLAVGMNGEPLPVAHGFPVRMVVPGLYGYVSACKWVTELELTSFADFDAYWVPRGWAAQGPIKTESRIDTPGPRNRLTAGAVMVAGVAWAQHRGIRRVEVRVDGGLWREATLAPTVSVDTWVQWSWRWDATPGEHTLQVRATDADGVTQTAQRRPVAPDGATGWHTVKVAVR; the protein is encoded by the coding sequence GTGAGCAGCATCTCCCGCGGCCACGCCGCGCTGGCCGGGGTCACCGCCGCGGCCGTGGCCATCGGCGCCGCCGAACCGGTGGCCGTCCTCACCGGACCCCGATCCGCGCCGCTGATCGCGGTCGGCGGGCTGGTGGTCGACCTGGTGCCCGAGTCGCTGAAGCATCTCGCCATCTCGCTCTTCGGCACCCACGACAAGATCGCCCTGCTGATCGGGACCGGGGTGCTGCTGGCCGCGTTCGCCGCGCTGCTCGGCGTGCTGGCCGCCCGGCGGCTCCGGATCGGCCTGGCCGGCATCGCCGCGTTCGCCGCCCTCGGGGTGGTCGCCGCGCTGACCCGGCCCGGCGCGGGCCCCGCCGCGGCACTCCCCGCGCTGGTCGGGGCGGCACTGGGCGGGCTGACGCTGTGGCTGCTGCTGGCCGGTCCGCTGGCCCCCGACCTCTGGTCCTGGTCCCCGCCCACCCCCGCGGGATCCGGCGCGCCGGCCGGTCCCGCCGGGCCGACCGCCCCGGCCGCGCCCGCCGAACCCACGTCGGCCGGTCCGGTGGGCGGGCCCGAGGTCCGGCCGGGGGAGCCGGCACCCATCGGTGCCCGGGCGGCGGGTCGGCCCGGGGAGCGCGGGGACGAGGCCGACCAGGAGGGGCGGCGGCGGTTCCTGACCGGGGCGGGGGCGCTGCTGGGCGCGGCGGCGGTGGCCGGGCTCGGCGGGCACTGGCTCGCCGGGCGGCGCGGCGTCTCGGCGGCCCGCCAGTCGGTAACCCTGCCCACCCCGTCGGCCGCCGCGCCGGCGGCGCCGGCCGGCGCCGACCTGTCGCTGGCCCAGCTCGCCCCGTACGTGACCCCGAACAGCGGCTTCTACCGGATCGACACCGCGCTGGTGGTGCCGCAGGTGGACCCGGCGACCTGGCGGCTGCGCATCCACGGCCGGGTCCGCAACCCGATCGAGTTGAGCTTCGCCGACCTGCTGGCCCGGCCCATGGTCGAGCGGTACGTGACGCTGGCCTGCGTCTCCAACGAGGTGGGCGGGGACCTGATCGGCAACGCCCGCTGGCTGGGCGTACCGATCAAGGAACTGCTGGACGAGGCCGACCCGGAGGACGGCGCGGACCAGGTGGTCGGGCGCTCGGTCGACGGCTGGACCTGCGGCACCCCGACGGCGGTGCTCCGCGACGGGCGGGACGCGCTGCTCGCGGTGGGGATGAACGGCGAGCCGCTGCCGGTGGCGCACGGCTTCCCGGTGCGGATGGTGGTCCCCGGGCTCTACGGGTACGTCTCGGCGTGCAAGTGGGTGACCGAGCTGGAGCTGACCAGCTTCGCCGACTTCGACGCGTACTGGGTGCCGCGGGGGTGGGCGGCCCAGGGGCCGATCAAGACGGAGTCCCGGATCGACACCCCGGGCCCGCGCAACCGGCTCACCGCCGGCGCGGTCATGGTGGCCGGGGTGGCCTGGGCCCAGCACCGCGGCATCCGCCGGGTCGAGGTACGCGTCGACGGCGGCCTGTGGCGGGAGGCGACGCTCGCCCCGACGGTCTCGGTGGACACCTGGGTGCAGTGGTCGTGGCGCTGGGACGCCACTCCCGGGGAGCACACCCTCCAGGTCCGGGCCACCGACGCCGACGGGGTGACCCAGACCGCGCAGCGCCGTCCGGTCGCGCCGGACGGCGCCACCGGCTGGCACACTGTCAAGGTCGCCGTGCGCTGA